A segment of the Oceanivirga salmonicida genome:
TAAATTTACCTGTTGTACCATCCACGTCTACTTTTAAATTCTTTCCTGCTTCTATTGTTACAGTTTTTCCTGCTTTTACTTCTGTTTCTCCATTTGTTCCTGTTGCCTGTGTATCTGTATTTGTTCCTGCTATTTTATGACTTGCATTGTTTAGTGCTTCAGATACTTCTCCTACTGTTGCTAATTTATTTTCATCTCCTGCTTTTGATTTTGTTGCTCCATCTGCATTTTTTTCTATTTTTCCAGTTTTGGCTTGTATCTTATTATCAACTATTTCTATAGTTTTGTCATCTGTATTTATGTCATATTTTATATCTGTTTTACCATTTGAACTAGTAACTATTGCTGTTGTTGCTTTTCCATCTATGAAGTTTACTTCTTTTCCTGCTGTTATTAAATCTTTTTTAGTACCATTTCCTAATAAATTAAAGCCTGCTCCATTTATCATTTCTGTTACATTACCCACAGTTGCTAAACTATTAGCCTTTGTTGGTGTATTTACTGTTCCTTTATCTTTATTTAATGTTAATGCTTCAGTCTTAATACCTAACTTATATTTTACACTCTTATCTACTTGTTTTTCTTCTACTACTTCTAATTGATCTTTTGTTGTGCTTTCAACTACTGTTTTTGCTGCATTAGTTAAATTTTTAAGTTGTCCATAGTTTACTGCATCTGTATCATCAGTTCCTGCTGCTACATTAGTTATTTTCTTATTTCCTGCATTTATTCCATCAGCCTTTGTAATTTCTACGTCTCCAACTTTTACTTTATCAAAATCTACTTCTTTTGCCGTTGATAATGTAAATTTACCTGTTTTAGCATCTACGTCTACTTTTAAATTCTTTCCTGCTTCTATTGTTACAGTTTTTCCTGTCTTTACTTCTGTTTCTCCATCTTTTCCTGTTGCTTGTGCATCTGTATTTGTTCCTGCTATTTTATGGCTTGCATTATTTAAAGCATTAGATACTTCTTCTACTGTTGCTAATTTCTTTTCATCTCCTGCTTTTGATTTTGTTGTTCCATCTGCATTTTTTTCTATTTTTCCAGTTTTGGCTTGTATCTTATTATCAACTATTTCTATAGTTTTGTCATCTGTATTTATATCAACTTTTATATCAGTTTTCTTTCCTGATGCTTCTGTTGTTACTGTTACCTTTGTTGCATTTCCATTTACAAAATCTACTTTATCATCTGCTTTTACTAAGTCTTTTTGTTCTCCATTTCCTAGTAAGTTCCACCCTGAATTAGCTACTTTATCATTAAGTTGTGATACATTTACTGCATCAGTATCATTAGTTCCTGCTACTACATTAGTTATTTTCTTGTTTCCTGCATTTATTCCATCAGTTTTTGTAATTTCTACGTCTCCAACTTTTACTTTATCAAAATCTACTTCTTTCGCTGTTGATAATGTAAATTTACCTGTTTTAGCATCTACATCTACTTTTAAATTCTTTCCTGCTTCTATTGTTACAGTTTTTCCTGATTTTACTGTTGCTTCTCCATCTTTTCCTGTTGCTTGTATATCTGAATTTGCACCTTTTATCTTATGGCTTGCTTTATTTATTGCTTTTGCAACTTCACCCACAGTTGTTAATTTTGCTTCATCTCCTGCTTTTGATTTTGCTGTTCCATCTGGATTTTCTTCTATTTCACCAGTTTTTGCTTGTATTTTTTTATCAACTATTTCTATAGTCTTATTATCTGTATTTATATCAAAAGTTATTGTATTTTTTTTATTTGCTCCATCTGTTACTACTTTGGCTGTTGTTGCATTTCCATCTAAGAAATCAACAGAATCTCCCGCTTTTACTAAATCTTTTTGTGCTTCGTTTCCTAGTAAGTTCCAACCAGAATTATTTATTGTATTAGTTAAATTATGAAGTTGTGAACCATTTACTGCATCTGTACTTGTCGCCGATATTAAACCTGGTGCAAGTCCTGTTATTTTATTTGTTGTCTTGTCTATTATAACATTACCCACTGTAACTTTATCAAATCCTACTTCTTTTGCTGTTGATAATTTAAATATTCCTGTTGTTCCATCTACGTCTACTTTTAAATTCTTTCCTGCTTCTATTGTTACAGTTTTTCCTGATTTTACTGTTGCTACTCCATCTTTTCCTGTTGCCTGTGCTTCCGTATTTGTTCCTTTTATCTTATGACTTGCATTGTTTAATGCTTCAGATACTTCTCCTACTGTTGCTAATTTCTTTTCATCCCCTGCTTTTGATTTTGTTGTTCCATCTGCATTTTTTTCTATTTTTCCAGTTTTTGCTTGTATTTTTTTATCAACTATTTCTATCGTTGCATCATCTACATTTATGTCATATTTTATATCTGTTTTTCCATTTGAACTAGTAACTACTGCCGTTGTTGCTTTTCCATTCAAGAAATCAATAGAATTTCCTGCAGTTATTAAATCTTTTTTAGTCCCATTTCCTAGTAAATTAAAGCCTGCTCCATTTATCATTTCTGTTACATTACCTACTGTTGCTAAACTACTAGCTTTTGTTGGTGTATTTACTGTTCCTTTATCTTTATCTAATGTTAATGCTTCAGTTTTAATACCTAATTTGTATTTTACACTCTTATCTGCTTGTAGTTCTTCCACTACTTCTAATTGATCTTTTGTTGTACTTTCAACTACTGTTTTGGCTGCACTAGTTAAGTTTTTAAGCTGTGATACATTTACTGCATCTGTGTCAGCAGTTCCTGCCAATACATTAGTTATTTTCTTACTTCCTGCATTTATTCCATCTGTTTTATCTATTATTACTGGTCCAACTGTAACTTTTTCAAATTCTACTTCTTTAGCAGTTGATATTTTAAATCCACCTGTTGCCTTATCTACATCTAATTTTAAATTCTTTCCTGCCTCTAATGTTAATGTATCTCCTGCTTTTACTGTTGCTACTCCATCTGTTCCTACTGCTTGTGCATCAGTATTTTTCCCTGATACTTTATGGCTTGCTGAATTTATTGCTTTTGCAACTTCACTCACTGTTGTTAATTTATTTTCATCTCCTGATTTTGCTTCAACTGTCCCTGGTTTAGCCGTTGATTCAGATATTTTTCCTGTTTTTGCTTGTATTTTATTATTTGCTACTTCTATTGTTGCATCATCTACATTTATGTCATATTTTATATCTGTTTTTCCATTTGAACTAGTAACTACTGCCGTTGTTGCTTTTCCATTCAAGAAATCAATAGAATTTCCTGCAGTTATTAAATCTTTTTTAGTACCATTTCCTAATAAATTAAAACCTGCTCCATTTATCATTTCTGTTACATTACCTACTGTTGCTAAACTACTAGCTTTTGTTGGTGTATTTACTGTACCTTTATCATTATCTAATGTTAATGCTTCAGTTTTAATACCTAATTTGTATTTTACACTCTTATCTGCTTGTAGTTCTTCCACTACTTCTAATTGATCTTTTGTTGTACTTTCAACTACTGTTTTGGCTGCACTAGTTAAGTTTTTAAGCTGCGATACATTTACTGCATCTGTGTCAGCAGTTCCTGCCAATACATTAGTTATTTTCTTACTTCCTGCATTTATTCCATCTGTTTTATCTATTATTACTGGTCCAACTGTAACTTTTTCAAATTCTACTTCTTTAGCAGTTGATATTTTAAATCCACCTGTTGCCTTATCTACATCTAATTTTAAATTCTTTCCTGCCTCTAATGTTAATGTATCTCCTGCTTTTACTGTTGCTACTCCATCTGTTCCTGTTGCTTGCGCTTCTGTATTTGTTCCTTTTATCTTATGACTTGCATTGTTTAATGCTTCAGATACTTCTCCTACCGTTGTTAATTTATTTTCATCTCCTGATTTTGCTTCAACTGTCCCTGGTTTAGCCGTTGATTCAGATATTTTTCCTGTTTTTGCTTGTATTTTATTATTTGCTACTTCTATTGTTGCATCATCTACATTTATGTCATATTTTATATCTGTTTTTCCATTTGAACTAGTAACTACTGCCGTTGTTGCTTTTCCATTTATAAAGTTTACTTCTTTTCCTGCTGTTATTAAATCTTTTTTAGTCCCATTTCCTAGTAAGTTCCATCCTGAATTAGCTACTTTATCATTAAGTTGTGATACATTTACTGCATCTGTATCATTAGTTCCTGCTGTTACATTAGTTATTTTTTTACTTCCTGCATTTATTCCATTT
Coding sequences within it:
- a CDS encoding OmpA family protein, encoding MKNDFNKNLKRWLKGKLKVTQATIIAFLISGSFSMADYAVGGGTAANDAVGIAGEATGDLSIAIGGRGTKATKQQNIAIGVKNTIADGNQSIAIGGDTSALGDSSISIGGDDLDFVAHKGRPPKWNDYTMTNKQFNNSNVAKRYYKETGKWLVDNTRPNSANGTGRYINTTAKGPGSVVVGTQSFALGALSTAVGTGSRAMAFGSTAFGIGANANKSNSVALGAGSDTNTNAEYSSKTIIPILNSDGTPTGKNMVYDNYAGRDAGGNAINPGDQVSVGSVGFERQIKNVSPAIISATSTDAVNGSQLFSVANKLQTKIKESGWNLLGNGTKKDLVKTNDKVDFINGKATIAKVTTDGAKKKSKITFDVNTDDTTITVNSANKIKAVTGKIEAGTGTDEGKVKSKTGDEKKLATVDEVAKAINSASHKVEGKNTNAQVTKNDGEATIKAGDTLSIEAGKNLDLEVDSTGKFKLSTAKEVEFDKVTVGPVIIDKTDGINAGSKKITNVLAGTDDKDAVNVKQLKEAKSTVESITPDQLTVTTKTQADKSTKYEVGVKTGEISKSTAKPGTVEVKAGDEKKLATVDEVAKAINSASHKVEGKNTNAQVTKNDGEATIKAGDTLSIEAGKNLDLEVDSTGKFKLSTAKEVEFDKVTVGPVIIDKTNGINAGSKKITNVTAGTNDTDAVNVSQLNDKVANSGWNLLGNGTKKDLITAGKEVNFINGKATTAVVTSSNGKTDIKYDINVDDATIEVANNKIQAKTGKISESTAKPGTVEAKSGDENKLTTVGEVSEALNNASHKIKGTNTEAQATGTDGVATVKAGDTLTLEAGKNLKLDVDKATGGFKISTAKEVEFEKVTVGPVIIDKTDGINAGSKKITNVLAGTADTDAVNVSQLKNLTSAAKTVVESTTKDQLEVVEELQADKSVKYKLGIKTEALTLDNDKGTVNTPTKASSLATVGNVTEMINGAGFNLLGNGTKKDLITAGNSIDFLNGKATTAVVTSSNGKTDIKYDINVDDATIEVANNKIQAKTGKISESTAKPGTVEAKSGDENKLTTVSEVAKAINSASHKVSGKNTDAQAVGTDGVATVKAGDTLTLEAGKNLKLDVDKATGGFKISTAKEVEFEKVTVGPVIIDKTDGINAGSKKITNVLAGTADTDAVNVSQLKNLTSAAKTVVESTTKDQLEVVEELQADKSVKYKLGIKTEALTLDKDKGTVNTPTKASSLATVGNVTEMINGAGFNLLGNGTKKDLITAGNSIDFLNGKATTAVVTSSNGKTDIKYDINVDDATIEIVDKKIQAKTGKIEKNADGTTKSKAGDEKKLATVGEVSEALNNASHKIKGTNTEAQATGKDGVATVKSGKTVTIEAGKNLKVDVDGTTGIFKLSTAKEVGFDKVTVGNVIIDKTTNKITGLAPGLISATSTDAVNGSQLHNLTNTINNSGWNLLGNEAQKDLVKAGDSVDFLDGNATTAKVVTDGANKKNTITFDINTDNKTIEIVDKKIQAKTGEIEENPDGTAKSKAGDEAKLTTVGEVAKAINKASHKIKGANSDIQATGKDGEATVKSGKTVTIEAGKNLKVDVDAKTGKFTLSTAKEVDFDKVKVGDVEITKTDGINAGNKKITNVVAGTNDTDAVNVSQLNDKVANSGWNLLGNGEQKDLVKADDKVDFVNGNATKVTVTTEASGKKTDIKVDINTDDKTIEIVDNKIQAKTGKIEKNADGTTKSKAGDEKKLATVEEVSNALNNASHKIAGTNTDAQATGKDGETEVKTGKTVTIEAGKNLKVDVDAKTGKFTLSTAKEVDFDKVKVGDVEITKADGINAGNKKITNVAAGTDDTDAVNYGQLKNLTNAAKTVVESTTKDQLEVVEEKQVDKSVKYKLGIKTEALTLNKDKGTVNTPTKANSLATVGNVTEMINGAGFNLLGNGTKKDLITAGKEVNFIDGKATTAIVTSSNGKTDIKYDINTDDKTIEIVDNKIQAKTGKIEKNADGATKSKAGDENKLATVGEVSEALNNASHKIAGTNTDTQATGTNGETEVKAGKTVTIEAGKNLKVDVDGTTGKFTLSTAKEIDFEKITIGGVVIDKTTGIDAGGKKISNVGAGTNPTDAVNVSQLNKSNDKLKGGVAGAIATAMIPQVTYNRLFSIGAGVSYYDKNGAIAVGISGQDRNKRVVYKIAGGVDFTGNFNLGAGINYNFGREDKTIVKSISNSPDLKNIQEQIDDLKAKNAELENKLDNAIRKSIKFTVTDFDLDKFKIKPEQIAKLKNIVEIINSNYTDRVVEIIGYTDTAYKEKYNLKLGLNRAKVVKAMLYELGLNQDINILIRSRGYNEITDGNPEKLRRVEILVNHFDKYN